From a region of the Candidatus Sulfotelmatobacter sp. genome:
- a CDS encoding AMP-binding protein, producing MSTIPSTIEGLLSTGEIVPPPPGVAHWFHLPDQDAYVADGLRDTDAYWRAAAKRIVWASEPTSVFHGRIDDQHWFADGRLNATVSCLDEPARTHPDAVAYEYLCETGEARRVTYAALLAQVNRLANALRADGVRSGDRVCIYMPLTVEGIVAMLACARIGAIHSVIYAGLGSGALRDRILDAGAKVLFVGDVTYRRGKTVDLKQIADVAVAELPQVERIVVHRRGGPGGTRDRREIEWDAFLAGHPQTAEPEIVDAEHPLFILYTSGTTGKPKGVVMNHGGYLVGAATLLAQTTGITPQDVYWCTSDIGWIVGHTMMVYGALTNRYRCVLREGAPDYPASDAVYATMAQLGVTKLYTAPTLARMLLRQGAELAERHDLSKLEAIWCAGEPLNPEAWRFLYEVIGKRRVAVLNQWWQTEVAAPACGFFPTTPVRPDRSGKALGPIAFSIRDGNGAPIPPGGSGGLLVIENPLPHMFATVWGDRERHAQYFRWGT from the coding sequence GTGTCCACGATCCCCTCGACCATCGAAGGCCTGCTCTCGACCGGCGAGATCGTTCCGCCGCCGCCCGGCGTCGCGCACTGGTTCCACCTGCCGGATCAGGACGCGTACGTCGCGGACGGTCTGCGCGACACCGACGCGTACTGGCGCGCGGCGGCAAAGCGCATCGTCTGGGCGAGCGAGCCGACCAGCGTGTTCCACGGTCGCATCGACGACCAGCATTGGTTCGCCGACGGGCGGCTCAACGCGACCGTGTCGTGCTTGGACGAGCCCGCGCGCACGCATCCCGACGCGGTCGCGTACGAGTATTTGTGCGAGACGGGCGAAGCGCGGCGCGTCACCTACGCCGCGCTGCTGGCGCAGGTCAACCGTCTGGCCAACGCGCTGCGAGCCGACGGCGTGCGCTCCGGCGATCGCGTCTGCATCTACATGCCGCTGACGGTCGAGGGGATCGTCGCGATGCTGGCCTGCGCGCGCATCGGCGCGATCCACTCGGTGATCTACGCGGGCTTGGGCTCAGGCGCGCTGCGCGACCGGATCCTGGACGCCGGGGCGAAGGTGCTGTTCGTCGGCGACGTCACCTACCGCCGCGGCAAGACCGTCGACCTCAAGCAGATCGCCGACGTCGCGGTGGCGGAGCTGCCGCAGGTCGAGCGCATCGTCGTCCATCGCCGCGGCGGGCCGGGCGGCACGCGCGATCGGCGCGAGATCGAGTGGGACGCCTTCCTCGCCGGCCACCCCCAGACCGCCGAGCCGGAGATCGTCGACGCCGAGCACCCGCTGTTCATCCTCTACACCAGCGGCACGACCGGCAAGCCGAAGGGCGTGGTGATGAACCACGGCGGCTATTTGGTCGGCGCCGCGACGCTGCTGGCCCAGACCACCGGCATCACGCCGCAGGACGTCTACTGGTGCACCAGCGACATCGGCTGGATCGTCGGCCACACGATGATGGTGTACGGCGCGCTGACCAACCGCTACCGCTGCGTGCTGCGCGAAGGCGCACCCGACTATCCGGCGAGCGACGCCGTCTACGCGACGATGGCGCAGCTCGGCGTGACCAAGCTCTACACCGCGCCGACGCTGGCGCGCATGCTGCTGCGCCAAGGCGCCGAGCTGGCCGAGCGGCACGACCTCTCCAAGCTCGAGGCGATCTGGTGCGCCGGCGAGCCGCTCAACCCCGAGGCGTGGCGGTTTCTGTACGAGGTCATCGGCAAGCGGCGCGTCGCCGTGCTCAACCAGTGGTGGCAGACCGAAGTCGCCGCGCCGGCCTGCGGCTTCTTCCCGACCACGCCGGTGCGGCCGGATCGCAGCGGCAAGGCGCTGGGACCGATCGCGTTCTCGATCCGCGACGGCAACGGCGCGCCGATCCCGCCCGGCGGTAGCGGCGGCCTCTTGGTGATCGAGAACCCGCTCCCGCACATGTTCGCCACCGTATGGGGCGACCGCGAGCGCCACGCACAGTATTTCCGCTGGGGCACGTAG
- a CDS encoding peptide ABC transporter substrate-binding protein, which translates to MRRLTIGALACALALGACTKVGDQTAGGTTAPNAGTVPGELRVAVQREPNSLNPILSAFTIEGFVNRLSFDNLIEVAGDGKTLVPDLATDVPTTQNGGISKDGLTITYHLRHGVKWQDGVPFTSKDVKFSWQAMVNPNNNVNTTVGYADIKSVDTPSDDVVVFHLKQKFAPFVNTIFAESDNPICIVPEHILGKFHDLNRIPFNEQPIGTGPFKVARWVRGDHIELVANPDYWRGAPKLKSIIVRMIPDENTEMNALRSHDVDFMLEPSPNLYTTLKTMPGVKVVLDRSPQALWMLMNTTRPPLNDVQVRRAIAYAIDKAALVDKFTGGSASIAWSDQPAYSWAYNPHVTQYPYSAAKAKQLLEQDGWTPGADGIMRKGGKPLSLQVSYNSENATRRLAAVEIQSNLHDAGIDVQVKSYPGNLFFATYGQGGILSTAKYDLAVSGWVAGIDPDDHSLYACDQTPPTGTNYTHYCSKEMDADQRAALASYDEGPRKAAYDKIQELIASDQPTDYLWFAVFPQAINPAFQGFDPNPINESWNAWQWSI; encoded by the coding sequence TTGCGAAGACTCACGATCGGCGCGCTCGCGTGCGCGCTGGCTCTGGGTGCGTGCACCAAGGTCGGCGATCAGACTGCCGGCGGCACCACGGCGCCGAACGCCGGGACGGTCCCCGGCGAGCTGCGCGTCGCGGTCCAACGCGAGCCCAATAGCCTCAACCCGATTCTCTCCGCGTTCACCATCGAAGGATTCGTCAACCGGCTGAGCTTCGACAACTTGATCGAGGTCGCGGGCGACGGCAAAACGCTCGTGCCGGACTTGGCGACGGACGTTCCGACGACGCAAAACGGCGGCATCAGCAAAGACGGGTTGACGATCACCTACCATCTGCGCCACGGCGTCAAGTGGCAAGACGGCGTGCCGTTCACCAGCAAGGACGTCAAGTTCTCCTGGCAAGCGATGGTGAACCCGAACAACAACGTCAACACGACGGTCGGCTACGCGGACATCAAGTCGGTCGACACGCCCAGCGACGACGTCGTCGTCTTCCACCTCAAGCAGAAGTTCGCGCCGTTCGTCAACACGATCTTCGCCGAGAGCGACAACCCGATCTGCATCGTTCCCGAGCACATCCTGGGAAAGTTCCACGACCTCAACCGCATCCCGTTCAACGAGCAGCCGATCGGGACGGGACCGTTCAAGGTCGCGCGCTGGGTGCGCGGCGATCACATCGAGCTGGTCGCCAACCCCGACTACTGGCGGGGCGCACCGAAGCTCAAAAGCATCATCGTACGCATGATCCCCGACGAGAACACCGAGATGAACGCGCTGCGCTCGCACGACGTCGACTTCATGCTCGAGCCCTCGCCGAATCTCTACACCACGCTCAAGACGATGCCGGGCGTCAAGGTCGTGCTCGACCGGAGCCCGCAGGCGCTGTGGATGCTGATGAACACGACGCGTCCGCCGCTCAACGACGTGCAGGTGCGCCGCGCGATCGCCTACGCGATCGACAAAGCCGCGCTGGTCGACAAGTTCACCGGCGGCTCGGCCTCGATCGCGTGGTCGGATCAGCCGGCGTACTCGTGGGCGTACAATCCGCACGTCACCCAGTATCCGTACAGCGCCGCCAAAGCCAAGCAGCTGCTGGAGCAGGACGGCTGGACGCCGGGCGCCGACGGCATCATGCGCAAGGGCGGCAAGCCTCTCTCGCTGCAGGTCTCGTACAACAGCGAGAACGCGACGCGCCGCTTGGCCGCGGTCGAGATCCAGTCGAACCTGCACGACGCGGGGATCGACGTGCAGGTCAAGAGCTATCCGGGGAACCTCTTCTTCGCCACCTACGGCCAGGGCGGAATCCTCAGCACCGCCAAGTACGATCTCGCCGTCTCCGGCTGGGTGGCGGGCATCGACCCGGACGATCACTCGCTGTACGCGTGCGATCAAACGCCTCCGACCGGCACCAACTACACCCACTACTGCTCCAAAGAGATGGATGCCGACCAGCGCGCTGCGCTCGCCTCGTACGACGAGGGACCGCGGAAGGCAGCCTACGACAAGATCCAGGAGCTGATCGCCAGCGACCAGCCCACCGACTACCTCTGGTTCGCCGTGTTCCCGCAGGCCATCAACCCCGCGTTCCAAGGCTTCGATCCCAATCCGATCAACGAGTCGTGGAACGCCTGGCAGTGGTCGATCTAG
- a CDS encoding MBL fold metallo-hydrolase, translated as MAARVRRGPRQGRARGGPIALTATARLTIAGSSASIPRPDRACSSYLVDDGETPIVLDLGTGALANLRRYADYDRLSAVVISHMHADHFIDLIPLRYALRYGSRRRTSKLPVHLPPGGTAMLRTLVSAFASEGGEFLSDVFDLREYDPSAVLRIDGATLRFAHTAHYIPAFAVRWERDGASVTYSADTAPDERVVELARESDVFLCEATLRHGECEAGMRGHSTAVDAAEMARAAGVRRLVLTHYGEESTAMDLDESAREIFAGDIIVADDHRVLDL; from the coding sequence GTGGCCGCGCGTGTCCGTCGAGGGCCACGCCAAGGCCGTGCTCGAGGCGGTCCGATCGCTCTAACGGCGACGGCTCGACTGACCATCGCGGGTTCGAGTGCCTCGATCCCGCGGCCGGATCGCGCCTGTAGCTCGTATTTGGTCGACGACGGTGAGACCCCGATCGTCTTGGATCTCGGTACCGGCGCGCTCGCGAACCTGCGCCGCTACGCCGACTACGACCGGCTCAGCGCCGTCGTGATCAGCCACATGCACGCCGACCACTTCATCGACCTGATCCCGCTCCGCTACGCGCTGCGCTACGGCTCTCGCCGCCGCACCTCCAAGCTGCCGGTGCACTTGCCGCCGGGCGGCACCGCGATGCTGCGCACGCTGGTCTCGGCCTTCGCCAGCGAAGGCGGAGAGTTCCTCAGCGATGTCTTCGACCTGCGCGAATACGACCCGTCGGCTGTGCTGCGCATCGACGGCGCAACGCTGCGCTTCGCCCACACCGCTCACTATATCCCCGCCTTCGCCGTGCGCTGGGAACGTGACGGCGCCAGCGTCACCTACTCCGCCGACACCGCGCCCGACGAACGCGTGGTGGAGCTGGCCCGCGAGAGCGACGTGTTTCTGTGCGAAGCGACCCTGCGCCACGGCGAATGCGAGGCCGGGATGCGTGGTCACTCCACCGCGGTCGACGCCGCCGAGATGGCGCGGGCCGCGGGCGTCCGCCGGCTCGTGCTCACCCACTACGGCGAAGAATCCACCGCGATGGATCTCGACGAGTCCGCCCGTGAGATCTTCGCCGGCGACATCATCGTCGCCGACGACCACCGCGTGCTCGATCTGTAG
- a CDS encoding methylated-DNA--[protein]-cysteine S-methyltransferase — MRCADVERLWDEMREGVEPRREHVLAHLRGCAVCQEIYRENEGIAYCLTCLPPVEPPGSMVPKILDHIKQTVKIVAPDSVSTVESPIGTLFVAFRHSGITAIAMDRGEGEEAVLTRLQRRLGRAVVPSQAPQWVRDTVDVFFRTHRPDLAKVDISELTAFEQSALRAAATIPPGEVRSYGWVAEAIGQPAAARAVGRAMARNPVPLLYPCHRVVDASGALHQYAYGVEVKARILELEGYHPVRR, encoded by the coding sequence ATGCGCTGTGCCGACGTCGAACGGCTCTGGGACGAGATGCGCGAGGGGGTCGAGCCGCGCCGCGAGCACGTGCTGGCCCACCTACGCGGCTGCGCCGTCTGCCAAGAGATCTACCGCGAGAACGAAGGCATCGCGTACTGTCTGACCTGTTTGCCGCCGGTCGAACCGCCCGGCAGCATGGTCCCTAAGATCCTCGACCACATCAAGCAGACGGTGAAGATCGTCGCGCCGGACTCCGTCTCGACGGTCGAATCGCCGATCGGCACGCTGTTCGTGGCGTTCCGGCACTCCGGCATCACGGCGATCGCGATGGATCGCGGCGAGGGCGAGGAAGCGGTGCTGACCCGGCTGCAGCGTCGCCTGGGCCGCGCGGTCGTCCCCTCGCAAGCACCGCAGTGGGTGCGCGACACGGTCGACGTCTTCTTCCGCACCCACCGCCCCGATCTCGCCAAGGTCGATATCAGCGAGCTGACCGCGTTCGAGCAGTCGGCCCTGCGCGCGGCGGCGACCATTCCGCCCGGCGAGGTGCGCTCCTACGGCTGGGTCGCCGAGGCGATCGGACAACCGGCGGCGGCGCGGGCGGTCGGACGCGCGATGGCGCGCAACCCGGTGCCGCTGCTCTACCCCTGCCACCGCGTCGTCGACGCCAGCGGCGCGTTGCATCAGTACGCGTACGGCGTCGAGGTAAAAGCGCGAATCCTCGAGCTGGAAGGGTATCACCCCGTCCGCCGCTGA
- a CDS encoding glycoside hydrolase family 125 protein: MPARAVGGLTLSPSLNAKLDRLYLTAYDETIQRHATLTRDGTTYVSTGDIDSEWLRDASAIVKPYIGLSQHDNGVQATLRGVVARQAKYILIDPYANAFSRNYKVTERKFEVDSLLYPIWFAYDYYRQTGDRSIFTPTVRAAFEKVLATLRVEQHHPQRSHYTNPQLANGGHGSPVRYTGMVWTAFRPSDDPVRYHFNIPVNMFAVVVMRDLTDLARDVWHDNRMAENAWGLSVEIQRGIEQYGTLDLKPFGRIYAYEVDGRGHANVMDDANIPSLLSIPYFGYLPKTNSLYLATRKFALSDRNPYYFSGRYAQGEGSPHTPHGYVWPLALCVEALTATDEAEVGRVFGYIAASDVGDHRLHESFNANWPEAYTREDFAWPNALYAELVLTRRGELYAQSP; encoded by the coding sequence ATGCCCGCGCGTGCGGTCGGCGGTCTGACCCTGAGCCCGAGCCTCAACGCGAAGCTCGATCGGCTCTATCTGACCGCCTACGACGAGACGATCCAGCGGCACGCGACCCTGACGCGGGACGGGACGACCTACGTCTCGACCGGCGACATCGACTCGGAGTGGCTGCGCGACGCCAGCGCGATCGTCAAACCGTACATCGGGCTCTCGCAACACGACAACGGCGTCCAAGCGACCCTGCGCGGCGTGGTGGCGCGCCAGGCCAAGTACATCCTGATCGACCCCTACGCCAACGCCTTCTCGCGCAACTACAAGGTCACCGAGCGCAAGTTCGAGGTCGACTCGCTGCTCTACCCGATCTGGTTCGCCTACGACTACTACCGGCAGACCGGAGACCGGAGCATCTTCACGCCCACCGTCCGAGCCGCGTTCGAGAAAGTGCTGGCGACCCTGCGGGTCGAGCAGCACCACCCGCAGCGGTCGCACTACACGAACCCGCAGCTCGCCAACGGCGGGCACGGGAGTCCGGTGCGCTACACCGGGATGGTGTGGACGGCGTTCCGCCCCTCGGACGACCCGGTGCGCTACCACTTCAACATCCCGGTCAACATGTTCGCCGTGGTCGTCATGCGCGATCTGACCGACCTCGCGCGCGACGTCTGGCACGACAACCGCATGGCGGAGAACGCCTGGGGTCTCTCGGTCGAGATCCAGCGCGGCATCGAGCAGTACGGGACGCTCGACCTCAAGCCGTTCGGCCGCATCTACGCGTACGAAGTCGACGGGCGCGGTCATGCCAACGTGATGGACGACGCGAACATCCCCTCGCTGCTCTCGATCCCGTACTTCGGCTACCTGCCCAAGACGAACTCGCTGTACCTGGCGACGCGCAAGTTCGCGCTCTCGGATCGCAACCCGTACTACTTCAGCGGCCGCTACGCGCAGGGCGAGGGCAGTCCGCACACCCCGCACGGCTACGTGTGGCCGCTCGCGCTGTGCGTCGAGGCGCTGACGGCGACCGACGAGGCCGAGGTCGGCCGCGTCTTCGGCTACATCGCCGCGTCCGACGTCGGCGACCACCGCTTGCACGAGTCGTTCAACGCCAACTGGCCCGAAGCGTACACGCGCGAAGACTTCGCGTGGCCCAACGCGCTGTACGCGGAACTGGTGCTGACCCGCCGCGGCGAGCTCTACGCGCAGTCGCCTTAG
- a CDS encoding phosphoribosyltransferase family protein, producing the protein MFDEPLSPIARIPELRWLKNIIVERALTRGDYLLAGGARSDYYIDKFRLFSDPHVLRRIARMFTPIVSDISPHVIGGTELGGVIIATAVSQMTGLPMIVVRKTPKQYGAFADEYVEGPFSAGQHVLLLEDVVTTGRDLLAARARLEELNLKVTPYAVVARGLAPVNSLIQFSLPRSDAKTEN; encoded by the coding sequence ATGTTCGACGAGCCGCTGAGCCCGATCGCTCGCATCCCGGAGCTGCGCTGGCTCAAGAACATCATCGTGGAGCGCGCGCTGACGCGCGGCGACTATCTGCTCGCCGGCGGCGCGCGCAGCGACTACTACATCGACAAGTTCCGCCTCTTCAGCGACCCGCACGTGCTGCGGCGCATCGCTCGTATGTTCACGCCGATCGTCTCCGACATCAGCCCGCACGTCATCGGCGGAACCGAGCTCGGGGGCGTGATCATCGCCACGGCCGTCTCGCAGATGACCGGGCTGCCGATGATCGTCGTCCGCAAGACCCCCAAACAATACGGCGCCTTCGCCGACGAATACGTCGAAGGCCCGTTCAGCGCCGGCCAACACGTGCTGCTGCTCGAAGACGTCGTCACCACCGGCCGCGACCTGCTGGCGGCGCGCGCGCGCCTCGAAGAACTGAACCTCAAGGTAACACCCTACGCGGTCGTCGCGCGCGGCCTCGCCCCCGTCAACTCGCTGATCCAGTTCTCGCTCCCGAGAAGCGACGCAAAAACCGAGAACTAA
- the bcp gene encoding thioredoxin-dependent thiol peroxidase produces MLEAGAKVPDVGASDQDGHQIQLRGFAGKKLVVYFYPKADTPGCTAETQAFRDQKAALAKAGAAIVGVSRDTVEAQKKFATKYEVNFPLLADTTSAICDAFGVIVEKNMYGKKSIGIQRSTFLIGPDGTIVKVWPRVSVEGHAKAVLEAVRSL; encoded by the coding sequence TTGCTCGAAGCGGGTGCGAAGGTGCCGGACGTGGGCGCCAGCGATCAAGACGGACACCAGATCCAGCTGCGCGGCTTTGCCGGTAAGAAGCTGGTGGTCTACTTCTATCCCAAAGCCGACACGCCGGGCTGCACCGCCGAGACCCAGGCCTTCCGCGACCAGAAGGCCGCGCTCGCCAAGGCCGGCGCCGCCATCGTCGGTGTGAGTCGGGACACCGTCGAGGCGCAAAAGAAGTTTGCCACCAAGTACGAGGTGAACTTTCCTCTGTTGGCCGACACGACGTCCGCCATCTGCGATGCCTTTGGGGTCATCGTCGAAAAAAACATGTACGGAAAGAAGAGCATCGGCATCCAGCGTTCGACCTTTCTGATCGGCCCCGACGGGACGATCGTGAAAGTGTGGCCGCGCGTGTCCGTCGAGGGCCACGCCAAGGCCGTGCTCGAGGCGGTCCGATCGCTCTAA
- a CDS encoding sigma-70 family RNA polymerase sigma factor, with protein MSALAAPIFGDRYRVTAPATVNRPVPGPESFESIVDDYQRRLYGFALRMTGNREDAEEIVQDAFVRAYRALAKMDPQQRAELRLQPWLYTITLNVTRNRLRSKRPTNVALDALADPDALLNETQEGPDQPEQIVDRAADMVLVEQALLQLPMHLRAAATLRFIEGRSHPEIAEILNQPIGTVKSHVHRAVRILRRILGPQVGRIVPNDRPVTEEEE; from the coding sequence ATGAGTGCGCTCGCAGCACCGATCTTCGGAGACCGCTACCGCGTGACCGCACCGGCGACCGTGAACCGCCCGGTTCCCGGCCCCGAATCATTCGAGTCGATCGTCGACGACTATCAACGTCGGCTGTACGGCTTCGCCTTGCGCATGACCGGCAACCGTGAGGACGCCGAGGAGATCGTGCAGGACGCCTTCGTGCGCGCCTATCGGGCGCTGGCGAAGATGGACCCGCAGCAACGGGCCGAGCTGCGCTTGCAGCCGTGGCTCTACACGATCACCTTGAACGTCACCCGCAACCGGCTGCGTTCGAAGCGCCCGACCAACGTCGCGCTCGACGCGCTGGCCGACCCCGACGCGCTGCTCAACGAGACCCAAGAGGGTCCCGATCAGCCCGAGCAGATCGTCGACCGCGCGGCCGACATGGTGTTGGTCGAGCAGGCGCTGCTGCAGCTTCCGATGCATCTGCGCGCGGCGGCGACGCTGCGCTTCATCGAAGGACGCAGTCATCCCGAGATCGCCGAGATCCTCAACCAGCCCATCGGCACGGTGAAATCACACGTTCACCGCGCCGTGCGAATTCTTCGCCGGATCCTCGGACCCCAAGTCGGACGCATCGTTCCGAACGATCGTCCCGTCACCGAGGAAGAGGAGTGA